A stretch of Synechococcus sp. WH 8020 DNA encodes these proteins:
- a CDS encoding transaldolase family protein, which produces MSLRLLLDSANPEDWQDWWQTGLFTGITTNPTLLRRAKRACNVQSLKELSTTALELGVRELHLQAWGANADALETCANELASIAPGIVIVKLPVTRAGLLAARPLISRGIQITFTACYDAAQVLLADALSANYIAPYLGRINDQGRDGHHELLTMQRALHAVASNTRLLVASLRSPSELVDLAAGGCDTFTISPEIASALLQNPHTTAAAEQFERDATNP; this is translated from the coding sequence ATGAGTTTGCGTCTGCTGCTCGACAGTGCCAACCCTGAGGATTGGCAAGACTGGTGGCAAACTGGGCTTTTCACCGGAATCACCACCAATCCAACGCTGTTGCGCCGCGCCAAGCGGGCCTGCAACGTTCAAAGCCTGAAGGAGCTCAGTACAACAGCGCTGGAACTTGGAGTGAGGGAACTGCATTTACAAGCTTGGGGAGCCAATGCAGATGCTCTCGAAACATGCGCCAATGAGCTTGCATCCATAGCACCAGGAATCGTCATCGTGAAGCTGCCCGTAACCCGTGCAGGCCTGCTCGCGGCTCGCCCTCTGATCAGTCGTGGTATTCAGATCACCTTCACCGCCTGCTACGACGCAGCCCAGGTCTTGCTGGCAGACGCACTTAGCGCGAACTACATCGCCCCGTACCTAGGTCGCATTAACGATCAAGGGCGAGATGGCCATCACGAACTGCTGACAATGCAACGGGCACTGCATGCGGTGGCATCAAACACTCGCTTGCTAGTCGCGAGCCTTCGCAGCCCCAGCGAGCTGGTTGACCTAGCCGCCGGCGGCTGCGACACCTTCACAATCAGTCCGGAAATCGCTAGCGCCCTACTTCAAAACCCTCACACAACAGCCGCTGCCGAGCAATTCGAACGCGATGCGACAAATCCCTAA
- a CDS encoding TIGR01548 family HAD-type hydrolase, whose product MDNPRPSDTPAPRSLLLFDIDGVIRDVGGSYRRAIVETVNHYSGWRPESATIDSLKAEGCWNNDWKASLELLRRRGIGQQHQASLPAFEDLVEIFNSFYFGGDPEGEPSSWRGFIRDEPLLVNPEFFETLDQKGCRWGFVSGAEPPSARFVLETRLGLVHPPLIAMGDAPDKPDPEGLIRMASSLVGSSLGSDAPLIAYLGDTVADVKTVTRAREQVPQQRWMSLAVVPPHLQSPEQSEARAHYEANLRTAGAEVIFPDTQAALNWDPNQI is encoded by the coding sequence ATGGATAACCCCCGTCCAAGTGATACCCCTGCACCGCGGAGTTTGCTGCTTTTCGACATCGACGGAGTCATCCGGGACGTAGGCGGCAGCTATCGAAGGGCGATTGTCGAAACGGTCAATCACTACAGCGGCTGGCGTCCCGAATCAGCGACGATCGATTCGCTGAAGGCTGAGGGCTGCTGGAACAACGATTGGAAAGCCTCGCTGGAACTGCTACGGCGTAGGGGCATTGGCCAGCAGCATCAGGCGTCACTACCGGCATTCGAGGACCTGGTGGAGATATTCAACAGCTTTTATTTCGGAGGCGACCCAGAAGGCGAGCCTTCGTCCTGGAGAGGGTTTATCCGCGATGAGCCTTTGCTTGTCAATCCAGAGTTCTTTGAGACTCTCGATCAAAAAGGCTGCAGATGGGGATTTGTGAGTGGTGCAGAACCACCCTCGGCTCGTTTCGTGTTGGAGACGCGACTGGGTCTGGTACACCCCCCACTGATCGCGATGGGTGATGCACCCGACAAACCAGATCCCGAAGGACTGATCAGGATGGCAAGCAGCCTTGTGGGTTCCAGCCTCGGTTCCGACGCACCACTGATCGCCTATCTCGGCGACACCGTGGCGGACGTCAAAACAGTGACTCGAGCCAGGGAGCAGGTCCCGCAGCAACGTTGGATGAGTTTGGCCGTAGTTCCGCCCCACCTTCAAAGCCCAGAGCAATCTGAGGCGCGAGCGCACTACGAAGCGAACTTGCGAACTGCAGGAGCAGAGGTGATCTTCCCCGACACCCAGGCGGCACTCAACTGGGATCCCAATCAGATTTGA
- a CDS encoding calcium:proton antiporter, translating to MRKEWPLILGLVILIGLQTTHLLDWLLLQSATVVLSGLGGLSLLILLLARRIASQADHLAERLGEPIGTLVLTGSVILIELALVTSTMLSGESNPTLARDSMFSVLMIVLTGVKGITLILASRFQTSGITEPFQPEDMATVNQSGASTYINLITTMSVLVLVLPNFSSDSSEANFSLPINWLLTVVAIGLYAAFLRFQTGSYRNLFLEASKQLELPETKASNGLHKASDHDSDSTIRSGILMATGLLILVLIAESMGNLIEVGITDLGLPSSLGGVLVGFLVVAPEALNAFQAANRGEVQRSLNTLYGSSLSTLCLTVPAVLLIGEVTNTNVILGLNPMESVLLILTLILVRPLSGRVSELDGLMLLSVGLVWISLQVVS from the coding sequence ATGCGCAAAGAATGGCCCTTGATTCTTGGATTGGTCATTCTGATCGGCCTCCAAACCACCCATCTGCTGGATTGGCTCTTGCTGCAATCGGCAACGGTCGTCTTAAGCGGATTAGGAGGTCTCAGCCTCTTGATTTTGCTGCTGGCGAGGCGGATTGCCAGCCAAGCCGATCATCTCGCTGAAAGGCTTGGTGAACCGATTGGCACGCTTGTGCTGACAGGTTCCGTGATTTTGATCGAACTGGCTCTCGTCACCAGCACCATGTTGAGCGGAGAAAGCAATCCCACGTTGGCGAGGGATTCGATGTTCTCGGTGTTGATGATTGTGCTCACTGGGGTGAAAGGAATCACCTTGATTTTGGCGTCACGATTTCAAACATCAGGGATTACGGAACCCTTCCAGCCAGAAGACATGGCCACTGTCAACCAAAGCGGTGCCTCCACCTACATCAACTTGATCACGACGATGAGCGTGCTTGTGTTGGTGCTCCCTAATTTCAGCTCTGACAGCTCGGAAGCCAACTTTTCCCTTCCGATCAACTGGCTTCTCACCGTTGTAGCCATTGGGCTCTATGCGGCCTTTCTGCGCTTCCAAACCGGCTCCTACCGCAATCTGTTTCTTGAGGCGTCTAAGCAGCTGGAGTTGCCAGAAACCAAGGCATCAAATGGGCTGCACAAGGCATCCGACCACGACAGCGATTCCACGATTCGGAGCGGCATTCTCATGGCGACCGGCCTGCTGATCTTGGTCCTGATCGCAGAGTCCATGGGGAACCTGATCGAAGTTGGGATTACCGACCTCGGGCTCCCAAGTTCCCTTGGTGGAGTGCTAGTTGGCTTCCTTGTCGTGGCTCCAGAAGCGCTCAATGCATTCCAGGCCGCCAATCGAGGAGAAGTGCAACGGTCTCTCAATACGCTCTATGGATCGTCCTTATCGACGCTTTGCCTCACCGTGCCAGCAGTGCTCCTCATTGGAGAGGTGACCAACACCAACGTGATCCTCGGGCTCAATCCGATGGAGTCTGTATTGCTGATTCTCACACTGATCCTGGTCCGCCCTCTCAGCGGCAGGGTCAGCGAACTCGATGGTCTGATGCTCTTGTCCGTCGGCTTGGTCTGGATTTCCCTGCAAGTGGTGAGCTGA
- a CDS encoding aminopeptidase P N-terminal domain-containing protein — MVHSSLPIDAQGYAERRQRFMAHLGGAAAVIPAATLVTHHADCEWPFRQNSDFWYLTGFDEPDAVALFLPHRPEGERYVLFVNPREPAAEVWTGRRWGTEGAVDQFGADVAHPRSELATHLRGYLKDAEGIAFRTGHHPAVESVVLEVWAEQLDRASRRGAAALGLVAPCPVLHELRLRKEPAELDRMREACRISAEAHELARAAVKPGMSERQVQALIEFHFLDQGARGPAYGSIVAGGDNACVLHYIDNHDLLKDGDLLLIDAGCSIGDYYNGDITRTFPVNGRFSGEQRALYELVLSAQESAIATVRPGGTAEEVHQTALRQLVDGLLDLGLLVGEAEGIIEQGSYRHLYMHRTGHWLGLDVHDVGAYRLGDHHVELDPGMVLTVEPGLYISDRLPVPDGQPEINERWKGIGIRIEDDVAVLKDGYEVLTATALKDVASMER, encoded by the coding sequence GTGGTTCATAGTTCGCTCCCAATTGATGCTCAGGGTTACGCCGAGCGGCGTCAGCGGTTCATGGCCCATCTTGGCGGTGCGGCTGCTGTAATTCCAGCGGCAACCCTGGTGACACACCATGCCGACTGTGAGTGGCCCTTTCGTCAGAACAGCGACTTTTGGTACCTCACAGGGTTTGATGAGCCGGATGCCGTCGCCCTGTTTTTGCCGCATCGGCCTGAAGGCGAGCGCTACGTGTTGTTTGTCAACCCTCGTGAGCCCGCAGCGGAGGTATGGACAGGACGGCGTTGGGGGACTGAGGGAGCTGTTGATCAGTTCGGTGCTGATGTGGCCCATCCGCGTTCTGAATTGGCCACACATCTGCGTGGGTATCTGAAAGATGCTGAGGGCATCGCCTTCCGCACCGGACATCACCCTGCGGTTGAGTCCGTGGTGCTTGAGGTTTGGGCTGAACAATTGGATCGCGCCTCGCGACGGGGAGCCGCGGCTCTTGGGCTGGTGGCGCCCTGCCCGGTGTTGCATGAACTTCGCTTGCGCAAAGAACCTGCGGAGCTCGATCGGATGCGTGAGGCCTGCCGCATCTCAGCCGAGGCTCATGAGTTGGCGCGTGCCGCAGTCAAGCCTGGGATGAGTGAACGACAGGTGCAAGCTCTCATTGAGTTTCACTTCCTCGATCAAGGGGCCCGGGGGCCTGCCTATGGCTCAATCGTTGCAGGAGGTGATAACGCTTGCGTTCTGCATTACATCGATAATCACGACTTGCTTAAAGACGGTGATCTGTTGCTGATTGATGCCGGGTGCTCAATCGGTGACTACTACAACGGTGACATCACCCGCACTTTTCCTGTGAATGGCCGCTTCAGCGGTGAACAGCGAGCTCTCTATGAGCTGGTTCTGAGTGCTCAGGAGTCGGCCATTGCCACCGTTAGGCCTGGCGGAACGGCGGAGGAGGTGCATCAGACCGCTTTACGACAGCTTGTGGATGGTTTGCTGGATCTCGGACTCTTGGTTGGAGAGGCGGAGGGAATCATCGAGCAGGGTTCTTACCGACATCTCTATATGCATCGCACCGGCCACTGGCTTGGTTTGGATGTGCACGATGTTGGCGCCTACAGGCTTGGTGATCATCACGTGGAGCTTGATCCAGGCATGGTGCTCACGGTTGAACCTGGCCTCTATATCAGCGACCGGTTACCAGTTCCCGATGGTCAGCCTGAAATCAATGAACGCTGGAAAGGGATTGGTATTCGCATTGAAGATGATGTGGCCGTTCTCAAGGATGGCTATGAGGTTTTGACGGCTACGGCCTTGAAGGACGTTGCCTCGATGGAGCGTTGA
- a CDS encoding CNNM domain-containing protein — protein sequence MTHDLLILILLVVVVLTGSALCSGVEAALLSVNPVRVLELAGRSKPVAGARRLAQLRQRLGRTLSVLVIANNGFNIFGSLMLGGYAAWLFEDMGISAVALPLFSIGLTVLVILLGEILPKAFGTRLALPVSLASAPVLHLLGLLMRPLVLLLERLLPAITQESELNTDEEEIRLLARMGSQTGQIEADEAAMIAKVFQLNDLTARDLMTPRVAAPSLDGASTLMQLRSALLDNDAQWWVVLGDAVDKVLGVASRDRLLAALVQNQGQLTPADLSEPVEFVPEMIRADRLLTAFRRDNSGVRVVVDEFGGFVGVIGPDAVLAVLAGWWRKSAGATGSP from the coding sequence ATGACTCACGACCTGCTGATCCTGATTCTGCTGGTGGTCGTGGTCCTTACAGGATCCGCCTTGTGTTCTGGTGTTGAGGCGGCTCTGCTCTCCGTCAACCCTGTTCGCGTTCTCGAGCTCGCGGGTCGATCCAAACCGGTTGCCGGTGCGCGGAGATTGGCCCAGCTCCGTCAGCGCCTCGGCCGAACCTTGTCGGTTCTGGTGATTGCGAATAACGGCTTCAATATTTTCGGCAGTTTGATGCTCGGTGGCTACGCCGCTTGGCTGTTCGAAGACATGGGCATCAGCGCGGTGGCGCTACCCCTCTTCTCCATTGGTCTCACCGTGCTGGTGATTCTTTTGGGGGAGATCCTGCCCAAAGCGTTTGGCACCAGACTGGCGCTGCCTGTCTCACTCGCCAGTGCACCGGTCTTGCACCTGCTTGGCCTGCTGATGCGTCCACTTGTCCTTCTGCTGGAGAGGCTGCTGCCGGCCATTACCCAGGAGAGCGAGCTCAATACGGACGAAGAGGAGATTCGCCTGCTGGCCCGTATGGGATCCCAAACCGGCCAAATCGAAGCCGATGAAGCGGCGATGATCGCCAAGGTGTTTCAACTCAACGACCTCACCGCTAGGGATTTGATGACACCAAGGGTTGCGGCTCCAAGCTTGGATGGCGCGAGCACATTGATGCAGCTGAGGTCTGCCCTGCTCGACAACGACGCCCAATGGTGGGTGGTGCTGGGTGACGCTGTGGACAAGGTTCTGGGGGTTGCAAGTCGCGATCGCCTGCTGGCGGCACTCGTCCAAAATCAAGGTCAACTCACCCCGGCAGATCTCAGCGAGCCCGTCGAATTTGTGCCTGAGATGATTCGTGCCGATCGACTGCTAACAGCCTTCCGGCGCGACAACAGCGGAGTCCGCGTTGTGGTGGATGAATTCGGCGGGTTTGTCGGCGTGATTGGCCCTGATGCGGTCCTCGCCGTGCTCGCTGGCTGGTGGCGCAAGTCAGCAGGAGCCACTGGGTCGCCATGA
- a CDS encoding GTP-binding protein yields the protein MTASSLPSTTERCLTLLQTWRSQLQLNRREQTVLAGSIRTLDLQLDRLSNRNLRIAVFGRVGVGKSSLVNALIGQELLATDVAHGCTRQQQALPWMITIPALNTIELVDTPGIDEVAAAARGRLAARVALQSDLVLLVLDADISRVELDALETLIRSGKPVLPVLNRSDCCPPDQLESLRQSISKRIQERCYHNHHARIPDPIAVSAAPRKACQRSDGRVRSERQPAVVHALRTAVINLLQTQGQALLAFNALRQAERLQQQLELGRLERRRQEAQGLIGRYAALKATGVAANPLVLLDLAGGLACDTALVVQLCQLYELPMGGPAARRLIQRLSGHNALLGGVQLGVQLALAGVRQLLLIAAPFSGGLSLAPAAPVAVAQAALAVHTTRRTGRLTAHWLVDQRGRGRRSHPAPTSLMRRLVRSDTNMQRLLADWPLPLNRPRRDGLLP from the coding sequence ATGACGGCCTCCTCGCTTCCATCCACCACTGAGCGCTGCCTCACGCTTCTGCAAACCTGGCGATCTCAGCTCCAGCTCAATCGCCGGGAACAAACTGTGTTGGCGGGTTCGATCAGAACCTTAGACCTGCAATTAGACCGCTTATCGAATCGAAACCTACGTATCGCAGTGTTCGGCCGCGTGGGAGTGGGGAAATCAAGCCTCGTCAATGCGTTGATCGGCCAAGAGCTCCTTGCCACTGATGTAGCCCACGGCTGCACCAGACAACAACAGGCGTTGCCTTGGATGATCACCATTCCTGCGCTCAACACGATTGAACTCGTCGACACTCCAGGAATTGATGAGGTTGCAGCAGCAGCGCGAGGCCGACTGGCAGCGCGGGTGGCCCTCCAGTCCGATCTTGTGCTGCTCGTGTTGGATGCCGACATCAGCCGGGTGGAGCTCGATGCCTTGGAGACGTTGATCCGCAGTGGCAAACCGGTGCTTCCCGTGCTGAACCGCAGTGATTGTTGTCCTCCAGACCAACTCGAGAGCCTCCGACAGAGCATCAGCAAAAGAATCCAGGAGCGGTGTTACCACAACCATCACGCAAGAATTCCTGATCCGATTGCCGTGTCGGCCGCTCCTCGCAAAGCCTGCCAACGATCCGATGGCCGGGTCCGCAGCGAGCGCCAACCAGCGGTTGTGCATGCGCTGCGCACTGCGGTGATCAATCTGCTGCAAACGCAAGGCCAAGCCCTCTTGGCCTTCAACGCACTCCGCCAGGCTGAACGGCTCCAACAACAACTGGAACTAGGGCGACTGGAGCGCCGAAGACAAGAAGCGCAAGGCCTCATCGGCCGCTATGCAGCACTCAAGGCCACGGGGGTTGCGGCCAACCCCTTAGTGCTACTCGATCTGGCCGGAGGATTGGCCTGCGATACCGCCTTAGTGGTGCAGCTCTGCCAGCTCTATGAGCTGCCGATGGGAGGCCCTGCAGCACGACGGCTGATACAACGGCTATCGGGGCATAACGCCCTGTTGGGAGGTGTCCAACTGGGTGTTCAGCTCGCATTAGCTGGAGTCCGGCAGCTTTTGCTCATCGCCGCCCCCTTTTCAGGAGGCTTAAGCCTCGCTCCAGCAGCCCCCGTCGCCGTAGCCCAAGCGGCTCTAGCTGTACACACCACCCGCAGAACCGGTCGTCTCACAGCACATTGGCTCGTGGATCAACGCGGTCGAGGACGGCGGAGCCATCCAGCGCCTACGAGCCTCATGCGCCGCCTCGTTCGTAGCGACACCAATATGCAACGTCTGCTCGCAGACTGGCCATTGCCGCTGAATCGGCCCCGACGTGATGGGCTGTTGCCATGA
- a CDS encoding nicotinate-nucleotide adenylyltransferase yields MTATIALLGTSADPPTLGHQALLEGLLNHFQRVATWASDNPMKRHDACLELRSELLQTLVKAIDNPRVDINQTLSSPYTITTLERASRLWPHHDLCFVVGSDLAAQIPHWKHSDLWLKRCRLGVVPRKGWPLQHDHLERLRHLGARITVLPLQIPETASSSIRETSTADQIPKPLWPLVLQHNLYGLQDAPS; encoded by the coding sequence ATGACCGCAACAATCGCCCTGCTCGGCACCAGCGCCGATCCACCAACGCTTGGGCATCAGGCTCTCCTTGAAGGCCTTTTGAATCACTTTCAACGCGTCGCCACCTGGGCTAGTGACAACCCCATGAAACGCCACGATGCCTGCCTCGAGCTTCGCAGTGAGCTGCTCCAGACCTTGGTGAAAGCGATCGACAACCCAAGGGTGGACATCAACCAAACCCTCAGTAGCCCGTACACCATCACCACACTTGAACGGGCTTCGCGTTTATGGCCCCATCACGACCTGTGCTTTGTTGTGGGCAGTGATCTCGCCGCTCAAATCCCCCATTGGAAGCACAGCGACCTTTGGCTCAAGCGCTGCCGACTGGGGGTGGTGCCGCGAAAGGGTTGGCCACTGCAGCACGATCACCTGGAACGACTCCGCCATCTCGGTGCACGGATCACCGTGCTGCCCCTACAGATTCCGGAGACAGCCAGCTCAAGCATTCGCGAAACGAGCACGGCAGATCAAATCCCAAAACCACTCTGGCCCCTCGTCTTGCAGCACAATCTTTACGGACTCCAAGACGCTCCTTCCTGA
- a CDS encoding NAD+ synthase — MRIALAQTNPLVGDLSGNAKRLLEACLKISHQTQGTPPALVVSPELSLWGYPPRDLLLSPEHLQQQSEALTQLQQGLRHALPQTALLVGMVEPAPDQQHPRLFNAAALVEANHWRVVARKQLLPTYDVFDESRYFRPADQPSVLSFEADGQDWRLGLTICEDLWVEDALQAQRLMGPDPVENLIPEDVDLLLNLSASPYGRSKASIRHQLAARAAQRLDCPVIYVNQVGGNDELVFDGGSFVVAATGEVELQLPSCREAIACWDSTHRSAGLPANTTDSSESADHEQLFQALVLGVRDYADKCGFQRALLGLSGGIDSALVAVIATAALGADRVQALLMPSPWSSIGSIDDAEALSKRLGISTTTVPIQGLMHGFEATLTPALDQAPSGVTAENLQSRIRGTLLMAVANQQGQLLLSTGNKSELAVGYCTLYGDMNGGLAVIGDLYKSTVFSLCRWLDSPDAMGCRKKLGLLEHDDLIGLEILNKPPSAELRPDQQDSDSLPDYATLDPLLKDLIEKHSSGAQLIAAGHDAADVKRIEQLFRRAEFKRRQAPPVLKVSQQAFGTGWRLPIASR, encoded by the coding sequence ATGCGCATCGCCCTGGCCCAGACCAATCCTCTGGTGGGCGATCTGTCCGGGAACGCCAAGCGGCTTCTCGAGGCTTGTCTCAAAATCAGCCATCAGACGCAGGGCACCCCCCCCGCCCTAGTGGTGAGCCCGGAGCTTTCACTCTGGGGCTACCCACCTCGAGACCTGCTGTTAAGTCCTGAACATCTCCAGCAGCAAAGCGAAGCCCTTACTCAGCTGCAGCAGGGGCTTCGCCATGCCCTGCCGCAAACTGCCCTGCTGGTGGGAATGGTGGAGCCTGCACCGGACCAGCAACACCCAAGACTCTTCAATGCGGCAGCCCTGGTGGAGGCCAACCATTGGCGCGTCGTAGCCCGCAAACAGCTCCTTCCCACCTACGACGTCTTTGATGAATCGCGTTATTTCAGACCTGCCGATCAACCCAGTGTTCTGAGCTTTGAAGCTGATGGACAGGATTGGCGATTGGGTCTCACCATCTGCGAGGACCTATGGGTTGAGGACGCACTCCAAGCGCAACGCCTGATGGGACCGGATCCGGTCGAAAACCTAATCCCGGAGGACGTAGATCTCTTGTTGAACCTGTCCGCATCCCCCTACGGAAGGAGCAAAGCATCAATCCGGCATCAGCTTGCCGCCCGCGCCGCCCAACGTCTTGATTGCCCAGTGATTTATGTGAATCAGGTCGGCGGCAACGACGAGTTGGTGTTCGATGGCGGCAGTTTCGTGGTGGCTGCCACCGGTGAAGTGGAGTTGCAACTTCCCTCCTGCCGTGAAGCCATCGCATGCTGGGACAGCACTCATAGGAGTGCCGGATTACCAGCCAACACAACGGACTCATCTGAAAGCGCTGATCACGAACAACTATTTCAGGCCCTTGTGCTCGGCGTGCGTGACTACGCCGACAAATGCGGTTTCCAACGCGCTCTGCTGGGGTTGAGTGGCGGCATCGACTCAGCTCTCGTGGCTGTCATCGCCACAGCAGCGCTGGGAGCAGACCGCGTTCAGGCGTTGCTGATGCCCTCTCCCTGGAGCTCCATTGGGTCCATCGATGATGCAGAAGCGCTTTCAAAACGCCTAGGGATTTCCACCACAACTGTGCCAATTCAAGGCTTGATGCATGGCTTTGAGGCCACCCTCACCCCGGCCCTAGATCAGGCGCCGTCGGGGGTCACGGCGGAAAATCTGCAGTCACGCATTCGGGGGACCTTGCTCATGGCCGTCGCCAATCAACAAGGACAGCTCTTGCTCTCAACGGGCAATAAATCAGAACTGGCTGTGGGGTACTGCACCCTTTACGGCGACATGAATGGAGGACTTGCCGTGATCGGTGATCTCTACAAGTCAACGGTATTTTCCCTCTGCCGCTGGTTAGACAGCCCCGATGCGATGGGATGTCGCAAAAAACTTGGTCTCTTAGAGCACGACGACTTGATCGGACTAGAGATCCTGAACAAACCGCCGAGTGCGGAGTTGCGTCCAGACCAACAGGACAGTGACTCCCTTCCCGACTATGCAACGCTCGATCCACTTCTGAAGGATCTGATCGAAAAGCACAGCTCTGGAGCTCAATTGATCGCAGCTGGTCATGACGCGGCTGACGTGAAACGGATTGAGCAACTCTTTCGACGCGCGGAATTTAAACGCCGACAGGCTCCTCCTGTCTTGAAAGTGAGCCAACAGGCCTTTGGGACCGGTTGGAGGCTCCCGATCGCCTCCCGCTGA
- the ald gene encoding alanine dehydrogenase — MAQSVLTAPMATIGVPTEIKADEQRVALTPDAVKELVTHGLEVRIQSGAGSGAGIDDDAFAAAGAQIVDQEQAWGAHLVVKVKEPQPEEFRFLRNDMVLFTYLHLAAYPEVGEALLAAGTTGVAYETVQLENGTLPLLAPMSEIAGRLAAQVGARLLERPQGGRGVLIGGCTGVQPARVVVLGAGTVGWNAARLVAAMDAEVMLLDRSPERLRSLEACRSGRLMSIVSSRGLLERLIPTADLLIGAVLTPGGRAPTLVDESMVKGMKPGSAIVDVAIDQGGCISTSRETTHTNPTVNIHGVQHYAVGNMPGAVPFTSTEALVSVTLPYIVGIAGRGLEEAVTERPELLSGLNTVQGSVCHPGVAKALDVPPRHPMACLR; from the coding sequence ATGGCCCAATCTGTACTGACGGCTCCGATGGCCACCATCGGAGTCCCCACAGAAATCAAGGCGGATGAGCAACGCGTCGCGCTCACACCGGATGCTGTCAAAGAGCTCGTGACCCATGGACTCGAGGTACGGATCCAGAGCGGTGCTGGCTCCGGCGCAGGAATTGATGACGACGCCTTCGCCGCAGCAGGCGCCCAGATCGTGGATCAAGAACAAGCCTGGGGAGCTCACTTGGTCGTGAAGGTGAAGGAACCACAGCCTGAAGAATTCCGCTTTTTGCGAAATGACATGGTGCTATTCACCTACCTGCACTTGGCGGCTTACCCAGAAGTGGGAGAAGCCCTTCTCGCAGCTGGCACCACTGGAGTTGCTTATGAAACCGTGCAACTGGAAAACGGAACCCTGCCGCTGCTAGCACCCATGAGCGAAATCGCTGGCAGGCTTGCAGCACAGGTGGGGGCTCGGCTGCTCGAACGGCCGCAAGGAGGTCGAGGCGTATTGATCGGAGGTTGCACAGGAGTGCAACCAGCCCGGGTGGTCGTTCTGGGTGCGGGCACCGTGGGCTGGAATGCAGCACGTCTGGTGGCAGCAATGGATGCCGAAGTGATGCTTCTGGATCGCTCTCCCGAACGTTTACGCAGCCTGGAGGCCTGTCGGAGCGGACGCCTGATGAGCATTGTGAGCAGCCGCGGGCTTCTCGAGAGACTGATACCCACCGCTGATCTACTGATTGGCGCCGTTTTAACCCCTGGAGGCAGGGCACCAACGCTGGTGGATGAATCCATGGTGAAAGGGATGAAACCAGGCTCAGCGATTGTTGATGTGGCCATCGATCAAGGCGGTTGCATCTCCACTAGCCGCGAAACGACTCATACCAACCCCACCGTGAACATCCACGGAGTGCAGCATTACGCCGTGGGCAACATGCCCGGCGCCGTCCCGTTCACCTCCACCGAAGCACTCGTGAGCGTGACGTTGCCCTACATCGTTGGCATTGCAGGACGTGGCCTAGAGGAAGCGGTCACAGAACGCCCTGAATTGCTTTCTGGGCTGAATACCGTGCAGGGATCCGTATGCCATCCAGGCGTGGCAAAGGCATTGGACGTACCACCTCGTCATCCCATGGCCTGCTTGCGCTGA